Proteins encoded together in one Chitinophaga varians window:
- a CDS encoding sensor histidine kinase, which yields MQTHSGLKTGGLPLIYEITIWVLYVGTYKYAYYVDRVEIAHNVSMFPYPQVAIYALAMSLYWLLYYRAAVPWILRHKKHWLLLIAILLFVLVLSIPNNYFVTWIFMQLNGQEELHRFYASEFAVYARRMAYGRGWSMNILAPDLIAFSSVAFLRYAIESEQRNWQMERQNYQLKIDALRAKINPHFLFNTLNSVYGMTLLGKKDAPDFILRMSDAMRYILYESSAERVLLEKEVAFIESYFAIENQRLGNVRIRFASQGIDSSTMIAPLILLPFIENAIKHGAQHFRENAQIDSKITLQENRLYFEIANDVHDNPDILKGPKGVGMENVRARLELCYPGKYILKIDEGNKQYKVYLSIDLNLS from the coding sequence ATGCAAACACATTCAGGATTGAAGACTGGCGGACTTCCACTGATATATGAAATCACGATATGGGTGCTGTATGTCGGCACCTATAAATATGCCTATTATGTCGACAGGGTGGAAATTGCGCATAATGTCAGTATGTTTCCGTATCCCCAGGTAGCGATTTACGCGCTCGCCATGTCCTTGTACTGGCTGTTGTACTACCGGGCAGCGGTGCCGTGGATACTGCGGCATAAAAAGCACTGGCTGCTGCTCATTGCTATTCTGCTTTTTGTATTGGTGCTTTCCATTCCCAACAACTACTTTGTCACCTGGATTTTCATGCAACTGAACGGCCAGGAGGAACTGCACCGGTTTTATGCGTCAGAATTTGCGGTATATGCCCGGCGTATGGCGTATGGCAGAGGATGGTCCATGAATATCCTGGCCCCGGACCTCATCGCCTTTAGCTCCGTGGCCTTCTTACGGTACGCCATTGAAAGCGAGCAAAGAAACTGGCAGATGGAACGTCAGAACTATCAATTAAAAATAGATGCTTTGAGAGCCAAAATAAATCCTCATTTCCTGTTTAACACCCTGAACAGTGTATATGGGATGACGTTATTAGGGAAAAAAGACGCCCCGGATTTTATTCTGCGGATGTCTGACGCCATGCGTTATATCCTGTATGAAAGCAGTGCAGAACGAGTGTTGCTTGAAAAAGAGGTGGCCTTTATTGAAAGTTACTTTGCCATAGAAAACCAACGCCTGGGAAATGTCCGGATACGTTTTGCATCCCAGGGCATAGACAGTAGCACCATGATAGCGCCACTGATACTGCTGCCTTTCATTGAAAACGCCATCAAACACGGAGCGCAGCATTTCCGGGAAAACGCGCAGATAGACAGTAAGATCACCTTACAGGAAAACCGGTTGTATTTCGAAATCGCCAACGATGTGCATGATAATCCTGACATACTGAAAGGCCCCAAGGGCGTGGGAATGGAAAATGTCAGAGCCAGGCTGGAACTGTGTTATCCCGGCAAATACATTTTAAAGATCGACGAAGGGAACAAGCAGTACAAAGTTTATTTATCAATTGATTTGAATCTTTCATGA
- a CDS encoding erythromycin esterase family protein, with protein sequence MNRVVILLISLVLSVRLLAQPDAKRALIPLKIKGSVIAASQLQPLINSIGDQKIVGLGEGTHGTKEFNELRINIIKQLVEKKGFRIICFENAFGDCYYFDQWINSDKPIDEGMKKYLIALWQTRELEGLFEWVRNFNKHHADKVMIAGMDFNYIGSTAGIIHEEARQLNNASMIQLAQQLCFAAQAFDSAWNNQMKGISRKTFALIRNSIHTNLHQIDSMVKADRLPVTETCKRALFNGRCWLGGEEKRDSGMANMAVNIAQNGKTVLWAHAVHLALKSPFSDNTVGGCGGLIKKMVPAYYSLGMGTAEGSYGGLEDRFDTRLNVMHAYELPAVTKPSWDEFFLQYNIPAFYMDMHKAATDSTPRPLRLIGYGPPKSISYSDEVNCSDLFDGYIFIKHTTAPEYIP encoded by the coding sequence ATGAACCGCGTCGTTATCTTACTTATCTCCCTGGTTTTATCTGTGCGGCTGCTTGCACAGCCCGATGCTAAAAGAGCGCTCATTCCGCTGAAAATAAAGGGCAGCGTTATTGCTGCCAGCCAGCTTCAACCCCTGATTAACAGTATAGGGGATCAAAAAATTGTGGGGCTCGGAGAAGGCACGCATGGTACAAAGGAATTTAATGAACTGAGGATCAATATTATTAAACAACTGGTGGAAAAAAAAGGGTTTCGCATTATCTGTTTTGAGAATGCCTTCGGCGATTGTTATTACTTTGATCAATGGATTAATTCAGACAAGCCGATAGACGAGGGAATGAAGAAATATTTGATCGCCCTTTGGCAAACCCGCGAGCTGGAAGGCTTATTTGAATGGGTAAGAAATTTTAATAAACATCATGCGGACAAGGTGATGATCGCCGGTATGGACTTTAACTATATCGGCAGTACGGCCGGCATTATCCATGAAGAGGCCCGGCAACTGAATAATGCGTCCATGATACAACTGGCGCAACAGCTATGCTTTGCTGCCCAGGCATTTGATTCCGCGTGGAATAACCAGATGAAAGGAATTAGCCGGAAAACATTCGCGCTGATCAGGAACAGTATCCATACAAACCTGCACCAGATAGACAGCATGGTCAAAGCTGACAGGCTGCCGGTTACGGAAACATGTAAGCGTGCACTTTTTAATGGCCGGTGTTGGTTGGGAGGAGAAGAAAAAAGAGACAGCGGCATGGCCAATATGGCCGTCAATATAGCGCAGAACGGTAAAACGGTGCTATGGGCACACGCGGTCCATCTGGCACTAAAATCGCCATTTAGCGATAACACCGTAGGTGGCTGCGGAGGCTTGATCAAAAAGATGGTGCCCGCGTATTATTCATTGGGCATGGGAACTGCGGAGGGCAGCTACGGGGGACTGGAAGACCGCTTTGATACCCGGTTGAATGTCATGCATGCCTATGAGCTGCCGGCAGTAACAAAACCAAGCTGGGACGAATTTTTCCTTCAATACAATATCCCGGCATTTTATATGGATATGCATAAAGCCGCTACAGACTCCACCCCCAGACCGTTGCGTCTTATTGGCTATGGCCCGCCGAAATCTATTTCATACAGTGATGAAGTGAATTGTTCCGATTTGTTTGATGGGTATATTTTCATAAAGCATACTACTGCACCTGAATATATTCCGTAG
- a CDS encoding NAD(P)H-binding protein, with protein MNKAPILILGGTGKTGKRIAQLLQEKDRPFRIGSRAASPSFDWEDRTTWRAALEGVAAVYLSYFPDLAAPGAADAIRGFTQLAAEAGVKKIVLLSGRGEHEAQACEEIVINAGMEWTILRCAWFSQNFSEGYLLEPLQAGFVALPAGGVREPFIDADDIADVAVAALTEDGHAGELYELTGPRLLTFAEAVAEVAKATGQQIQYQQVSVDEYADMLEEYGLPNEFISLISHLFSEVLDGRNESLTDGVQRALKRAPRDFGDYVRTTAASGIWNQQ; from the coding sequence ATGAACAAAGCACCCATTTTAATATTAGGAGGCACCGGTAAAACCGGCAAAAGAATCGCGCAACTGTTACAGGAAAAAGACCGGCCATTCCGGATTGGCTCGCGTGCTGCATCCCCGTCGTTTGACTGGGAAGATCGCACTACCTGGCGCGCCGCACTGGAAGGTGTTGCTGCAGTATACCTGAGTTATTTTCCTGACCTGGCAGCGCCGGGCGCAGCAGATGCTATCCGTGGTTTCACGCAGCTGGCGGCCGAAGCGGGCGTAAAGAAGATCGTGTTGCTGTCCGGCCGCGGCGAACATGAGGCCCAGGCCTGTGAGGAGATCGTGATCAATGCCGGTATGGAGTGGACGATCCTCCGTTGCGCCTGGTTCAGCCAGAACTTCAGCGAAGGCTACCTGTTGGAGCCGTTACAGGCGGGCTTTGTGGCCCTTCCGGCCGGTGGGGTGCGTGAGCCCTTTATTGATGCCGATGATATCGCTGATGTTGCGGTGGCGGCCCTTACTGAAGATGGTCATGCCGGAGAATTGTACGAATTGACCGGCCCCCGCCTGCTGACTTTCGCCGAGGCCGTGGCCGAAGTGGCCAAAGCTACCGGTCAGCAGATACAATACCAGCAGGTGAGCGTGGATGAATATGCCGATATGTTGGAGGAATATGGCCTTCCCAACGAATTTATCTCGCTGATTTCCCACCTTTTCTCAGAAGTGCTCGATGGCCGTAATGAAAGCCTGACAGATGGAGTACAGCGTGCCCTTAAAAGGGCGCCCCGTGATTTTGGCGATTATGTGCGTACTACTGCCGCATCAGGGATCTGGAATCAGCAGTAA
- a CDS encoding TonB-dependent receptor yields MKKLYFTIGFVLMSVAAMAQNGVIKGKINTADGEPAAFVTIGLKDTKRGTLTNEDGTFTVKNVKPGVYTLVISCTGCQPIQKTVTVAPDQSVEIHLDLQNTSSQLNEVVVDGTRTRTINRKPVSIGKLPVPVMDLPQSVAIIGHEVLEDQQAQRLSDVVKNVNGVYMASQRAGTQETFNARGYGFSSTNMFKNGTRVNSGAMPEMSSLERVEILKGSAAILYGNVAPGAVMNMVTKQPKFNFGGEVNLRAGSYGLLKPAFDVYGPISSKIAYRVNGTFETADSYRDQVHSKRYYINPSLLFKLSDRTELLVQGDYLKHDFTPDFGLGSIADTIINKAPRNTFYGAPWQYAHTQQSTASANIKHKFNENWSINGLVSYSKYARDYYAIERIQANASGDWDRPLGRNATSEDYYAAQVDLTGKFKTGSVEHTVLAGVDADRYVTGTYGYGLAATKVGTGYIYDKMNVLDPTKYALRTDRPGDTLLTVNNVPINRVGAYIQDLVSISEKLKVLAGVRVSYLQSEIPVSYNFQNGGKTLGAAKGKYDNAVSPRFGIVYKPIATTALFASYSTSFTPNTGQDIYGQPVKPSIINQYEVGVKNDFFKGLLSVNVTAYRIRNNNYAQTAPFLADGITANNNTNIKSLIGETLSQGVEVDIAGHPLPGLDVIGGYSYNNMTVENTPTSTGSVIAGQRLVGNPNHTANASVFYTFQESAVKGLKLGAGFYYIGQRYAGWNNTVGQKPIPASRLISVPGYTTLDLSAGYSFKRFAVMGKVSNVTNTYNYYVHENYSINPIPPTQFVGTVSYKF; encoded by the coding sequence TTGAAAAAATTATACTTCACTATTGGTTTTGTTTTGATGAGCGTTGCCGCTATGGCGCAGAACGGCGTTATCAAAGGTAAAATCAATACTGCGGACGGCGAACCGGCTGCTTTTGTGACAATAGGACTGAAAGACACGAAGAGAGGCACCCTTACCAATGAAGACGGTACTTTCACCGTTAAAAACGTTAAACCGGGCGTGTATACGCTCGTAATATCCTGTACTGGTTGCCAACCCATCCAAAAAACAGTTACTGTAGCACCTGACCAGTCTGTAGAAATCCACCTGGACCTGCAGAATACTTCCAGCCAGCTGAATGAAGTAGTGGTAGACGGTACCCGTACCCGTACCATCAACCGCAAGCCGGTGTCCATCGGCAAACTGCCGGTACCGGTGATGGACCTGCCACAGAGCGTGGCCATTATTGGTCATGAGGTACTGGAAGACCAGCAGGCGCAACGCCTCAGTGATGTGGTGAAGAATGTGAACGGCGTTTATATGGCTTCTCAGCGTGCCGGTACACAGGAAACTTTCAATGCCCGTGGTTATGGTTTCTCCAGCACCAACATGTTTAAAAACGGTACGCGTGTCAACTCCGGCGCCATGCCCGAAATGAGCTCCCTCGAAAGAGTGGAAATCCTTAAAGGCAGCGCTGCCATCCTGTATGGTAACGTAGCCCCCGGCGCTGTGATGAACATGGTGACCAAACAACCGAAATTCAACTTCGGTGGCGAAGTAAACCTGAGGGCCGGCAGCTATGGCCTGTTGAAACCTGCTTTCGACGTGTACGGCCCCATCTCTTCCAAAATCGCTTACCGCGTGAATGGTACCTTCGAAACAGCCGACAGCTACCGCGACCAGGTGCATTCCAAAAGATATTACATAAACCCGTCACTGCTGTTCAAACTGAGCGACCGTACGGAATTACTGGTGCAAGGGGATTACCTGAAGCATGACTTTACACCGGATTTCGGTTTGGGCTCTATTGCCGATACCATCATCAATAAAGCTCCCCGCAATACTTTTTACGGCGCACCATGGCAATATGCGCACACACAGCAGTCTACTGCTTCTGCCAACATCAAACATAAATTCAACGAGAACTGGTCTATCAATGGCCTGGTGTCTTATTCAAAATATGCCCGTGATTATTATGCGATAGAGAGAATTCAGGCAAATGCAAGCGGCGACTGGGACCGTCCACTGGGTAGGAACGCTACCAGCGAAGACTACTATGCTGCGCAGGTAGACCTCACCGGTAAATTTAAAACCGGGTCTGTAGAGCATACAGTGCTGGCTGGTGTAGATGCTGATCGTTATGTTACAGGTACCTATGGTTATGGTCTTGCAGCGACTAAAGTAGGAACCGGCTACATTTACGACAAAATGAACGTATTGGATCCCACTAAATACGCCCTGCGTACAGATCGTCCCGGCGATACTTTGCTGACGGTTAATAATGTGCCTATTAACAGGGTAGGAGCTTATATTCAGGACTTGGTGAGCATCTCTGAAAAACTGAAAGTATTGGCAGGTGTACGTGTTTCTTATCTCCAGAGTGAAATACCGGTGTCCTATAATTTCCAGAATGGCGGCAAGACATTGGGCGCTGCCAAAGGTAAATATGATAATGCGGTATCTCCACGCTTTGGGATCGTTTACAAGCCCATCGCCACTACTGCGTTGTTTGCCAGCTATTCTACTTCCTTCACGCCAAATACCGGCCAGGATATTTACGGACAACCTGTAAAGCCTTCTATTATTAACCAGTATGAAGTAGGTGTGAAAAACGATTTCTTTAAAGGTCTGTTATCTGTGAATGTGACTGCGTACCGTATTCGTAATAACAACTACGCACAAACAGCGCCGTTCCTGGCAGATGGCATAACTGCAAATAACAATACGAACATCAAATCCCTCATCGGCGAAACCCTCAGCCAGGGCGTAGAAGTGGATATTGCCGGTCATCCGCTGCCCGGACTGGACGTTATTGGTGGTTACAGCTATAATAACATGACCGTTGAAAATACGCCTACGTCCACTGGTTCTGTAATTGCCGGTCAGCGTCTCGTGGGTAATCCTAACCATACTGCCAATGCCAGTGTTTTCTATACTTTTCAGGAGTCAGCTGTAAAAGGCCTGAAACTGGGCGCCGGCTTCTATTACATTGGCCAGCGTTATGCAGGCTGGAATAACACAGTTGGCCAGAAGCCGATACCAGCGAGCCGCCTGATTTCCGTTCCGGGATACACCACGCTGGACCTCAGCGCAGGTTATTCTTTCAAACGTTTTGCTGTAATGGGTAAAGTGTCTAACGTTACCAACACGTACAACTACTACGTTCACGAAAACTACAGCATCAACCCGATTCCGCCTACACAGTTTGTAGGTACTGTTTCTTACAAGTTCTAG
- a CDS encoding DUF6528 family protein has protein sequence MTKFLKILGVLFFLRGMCVAAPDTAVAGCQRCIVLAEQAEHRIVIADIASGKIIWEWKPALCGVLPEHVKWFNNPSEAKAVRKGEYILMTASGGGVALVRIADKKTVFYGYAGGNTHSAAILPDGNIVSASSTGNYLMLFKTDTTGYNANAYTKKITVAFGHNVVWDAAHKRLWTAAMDSMIVFRYNYDHAAPDLLKDTSMLLPGTEAHDLYPEYGTGNLWLTNTTNVYRFNVDTRQLSAAPVIQQNIKSVSSGPARPVIVCKPKVSWWTDEVLDAQGKRVFMQAGLKIYKARWVLPDPFSESAQ, from the coding sequence ATGACCAAATTTCTGAAGATTTTAGGTGTGTTATTTTTTTTACGGGGGATGTGTGTGGCCGCGCCGGATACGGCTGTTGCCGGCTGTCAGCGCTGCATCGTGCTGGCGGAGCAGGCGGAACACCGTATCGTTATCGCCGATATTGCCTCCGGGAAAATAATCTGGGAATGGAAGCCCGCCCTTTGCGGCGTATTGCCGGAACATGTGAAATGGTTCAACAATCCCAGCGAAGCCAAAGCTGTCCGCAAAGGGGAATATATCCTTATGACCGCCTCCGGTGGCGGCGTGGCACTGGTCCGCATTGCTGATAAAAAGACTGTCTTCTATGGATACGCGGGTGGCAATACCCATTCGGCCGCCATACTGCCGGATGGTAATATTGTCAGCGCTTCCAGCACCGGCAACTATCTCATGTTGTTTAAAACAGATACTACCGGATATAATGCCAATGCCTATACGAAAAAAATAACGGTGGCCTTTGGGCATAATGTGGTGTGGGACGCGGCGCATAAGCGGTTGTGGACAGCCGCCATGGACAGTATGATCGTGTTCCGCTACAACTACGACCACGCGGCGCCGGACCTGCTAAAGGATACCAGTATGCTGCTGCCGGGCACGGAAGCGCATGACCTGTACCCGGAATATGGCACCGGCAACCTGTGGCTGACCAACACCACGAATGTTTACCGGTTTAACGTTGATACCCGGCAACTATCTGCCGCACCGGTGATACAGCAGAATATCAAAAGCGTGTCCTCCGGCCCGGCACGTCCGGTGATCGTCTGCAAGCCCAAAGTGTCCTGGTGGACAGACGAAGTGCTGGACGCACAAGGAAAAAGGGTCTTTATGCAGGCCGGACTGAAGATTTACAAGGCCCGCTGGGTTTTGCCCGACCCTTTCAGTGAATCGGCACAGTAA
- a CDS encoding sulfatase family protein: protein MHYLKKLLFTVVLTGMAHAAVKGQQKGQQPNVIIIYADDLGYGDISCNGATRVKTPHVDQLASEGIRFTNGHATAATCTPSRYSILTGEYAWRKKGTNILPGNAALIVPTDRTTLGKVFQRAGYRTACIGKWHLGLGTQGEPDWNGEIKPGPLETGFDYAFFFPATADRVPTVYVENHRVVALDPKDTIQVNYQHKIGSEPTGKENPELLKMHSTPGQGHNQTIVNGIGRIGWMTGGQRARWTDESLAGDFVDQAQHFIEEHRRQPFFLYLALSDIHVPRMPGTRFKGKSELGYRGDVIMQLDWSVGEIMKTLDYLGIAKNTIVIFSSDNGPVLDDGYLDGAVAQQNGHQPAGVMRGGKYSILEGGTRVPFIVHWPGTVKPGVSGALVSQADLLASFAAMLRQPLSESDAPDSWNILGTLLGKSQQGRSSYVEQANTLALVKGDWKYIAPQRGPKLFDAVNIESGLDTVPQLYNLKTDLGEKNNVAAAHPEMVKEMSAMLENIRSSGRSR, encoded by the coding sequence ATGCATTACCTGAAAAAATTACTGTTTACCGTCGTCCTCACGGGTATGGCCCATGCGGCGGTAAAAGGTCAGCAGAAAGGACAACAGCCCAATGTGATCATCATCTATGCAGATGACCTGGGATACGGGGATATCAGCTGCAACGGCGCCACCCGGGTGAAAACGCCGCATGTCGATCAACTGGCATCGGAAGGGATACGCTTTACCAATGGCCATGCAACGGCAGCTACGTGTACACCTTCCCGTTATTCCATTCTCACCGGTGAATATGCATGGCGTAAAAAGGGAACGAACATCCTCCCCGGCAATGCCGCACTGATTGTACCAACAGACCGCACCACGCTGGGCAAAGTGTTCCAGCGGGCCGGCTATCGTACGGCCTGCATCGGTAAGTGGCACCTTGGACTGGGAACGCAGGGAGAGCCGGACTGGAACGGGGAAATCAAACCCGGTCCGCTGGAAACAGGTTTCGACTACGCATTCTTTTTCCCCGCTACGGCCGACAGGGTGCCTACCGTATACGTGGAGAACCACCGTGTGGTGGCCCTCGACCCGAAGGACACCATACAGGTCAACTACCAGCATAAGATCGGCAGCGAGCCTACCGGCAAGGAAAACCCCGAACTGCTCAAAATGCACTCTACGCCCGGTCAGGGACATAATCAGACCATCGTGAACGGCATCGGCCGTATCGGATGGATGACCGGCGGCCAGCGCGCCCGCTGGACAGACGAATCGCTGGCAGGTGATTTTGTGGACCAGGCGCAACACTTTATAGAAGAACACCGCCGTCAGCCTTTCTTCCTGTATCTCGCGCTCAGCGATATCCACGTGCCACGTATGCCCGGCACCCGCTTCAAAGGAAAAAGTGAACTGGGCTACCGCGGCGATGTGATCATGCAGCTGGACTGGTCGGTAGGAGAGATCATGAAAACACTCGACTATCTGGGCATCGCGAAAAATACCATCGTCATTTTCAGCAGCGATAACGGCCCGGTGCTGGATGACGGTTATCTGGACGGTGCTGTTGCCCAACAGAACGGCCACCAGCCTGCCGGCGTTATGCGCGGCGGCAAATACAGCATCCTCGAAGGTGGTACGCGCGTGCCTTTCATCGTTCATTGGCCTGGCACCGTGAAACCTGGTGTTTCCGGCGCCCTGGTAAGCCAGGCGGACCTGCTGGCATCTTTTGCGGCCATGCTCCGCCAGCCGCTGTCCGAAAGCGATGCGCCTGACAGCTGGAACATCCTGGGCACCCTGCTGGGGAAATCACAACAGGGCCGCAGCAGCTATGTGGAACAAGCCAACACACTGGCGCTTGTCAAAGGCGACTGGAAATACATCGCGCCACAGCGCGGGCCTAAACTGTTTGATGCCGTGAACATCGAATCCGGATTGGACACTGTTCCCCAGCTGTACAATCTGAAAACTGATCTGGGTGAAAAAAATAATGTTGCCGCCGCACATCCTGAAATGGTGAAGGAGATGTCTGCTATGCTGGAAAACATCAGGAGCAGTGGCCGCAGCCGCTAA
- a CDS encoding DUF6268 family outer membrane beta-barrel protein, translated as MVHLLSSIRTRLIKKPVFNKPAYWLLPGLLLLAGSARAQLGASSLTGPGIAINADYQPSSHYIRPEDSLKMPATTVQRRLTLGAGFTLSQKIDTSTGKVRIWNLGVMGSYTSFSNKDYENSVFPKELFGGEIALQHMRTLNPKWSLMGMVSVGLYTDLEKITYDDVFITGGVIFIRKINRKLNLGVGAALTNSFGTPMVLPALLVQWRTGDRFRVDINFPEKLSVSSSLSKYDDLALAFRFNGGAYDVENRKDGKRLMGYQEMSLGLENTLHLSKKIDFNLAGGTVLLRSVTFRDKKISDMFSTRPEHRLATNLYVSAGVRCRF; from the coding sequence ATGGTACACCTACTTTCCAGCATCCGGACACGGCTTATCAAAAAGCCGGTATTTAATAAACCTGCTTACTGGCTGCTGCCGGGCCTTCTCCTGCTGGCCGGCAGTGCCAGGGCGCAGCTGGGCGCCAGCAGTCTCACCGGTCCGGGGATTGCCATCAATGCCGACTATCAGCCTTCCAGTCATTATATCCGTCCGGAAGATTCCCTCAAAATGCCTGCTACTACCGTACAACGCCGGCTCACGCTGGGAGCGGGCTTTACGCTCTCTCAAAAAATAGATACTTCTACTGGCAAGGTGCGTATATGGAACCTCGGCGTGATGGGCTCCTACACCAGTTTTTCCAATAAAGACTACGAAAATTCTGTCTTTCCGAAAGAGTTGTTTGGCGGTGAAATAGCGCTGCAACATATGCGTACGCTCAATCCCAAATGGAGCCTGATGGGCATGGTGTCTGTAGGATTGTATACAGACCTGGAGAAAATCACCTACGACGATGTTTTTATCACCGGTGGCGTGATCTTCATCCGCAAAATCAACCGCAAACTAAACCTTGGCGTGGGCGCCGCCCTCACCAACAGTTTCGGTACTCCCATGGTACTGCCCGCCCTGCTGGTGCAGTGGCGTACCGGCGACCGGTTCAGGGTAGACATCAACTTCCCCGAAAAGCTCAGTGTCAGCAGCTCCCTCAGCAAATACGACGACCTGGCACTCGCTTTCCGTTTCAACGGTGGCGCCTATGACGTGGAAAACAGGAAGGACGGCAAACGCCTGATGGGCTACCAGGAAATGAGCCTGGGCCTGGAAAACACCCTGCATCTCAGCAAAAAAATCGACTTCAATCTCGCCGGTGGCACCGTGCTGCTGCGCTCCGTCACCTTCAGGGACAAAAAGATATCTGACATGTTCTCCACCCGTCCGGAACACAGGCTGGCAACGAACCTGTACGTCAGCGCAGGCGTCCGCTGCCGGTTTTGA
- a CDS encoding DEAD/DEAH box helicase encodes MQKGTYSLGNILSNLKIDALNEMQEASVAANQQQQDVILLSATGSGKTLAFLLPVLDRLDPDQKKTQAMIVVPSRELALQIEKVFKLMGTGHKITATYGGHLRETEENNLIQPPALIVGTPGRIGDHIRRGNITTDTIQTLVLDEFDKTLELGFQEEVAFIIESLPNVKKRILTSATEAVEIPDFVQLNEPQKLNFLPEDGTPQARLAYKQVLSPENDKVDTLFRLICHLGNRSTIVFCNHRDAVERTSTMLSEKGILNEFYHGAMEQRDRDAALCKFRNGTVNVLVTTDLAARGLDIPNIRYIIHFHLPHTEDSWTHRNGRTARMEASGTAIVILAPDEKLMPYVTEDVETIELPETAVLPQKPKWTTLYISAGKKDKVNKIDIVGFLTKKGMLKKEDVGLIEVKDFFSFVAVVKSKASHVLQLVKDERIKNKKVKIEVAK; translated from the coding sequence ATGCAAAAAGGAACATACTCATTAGGAAATATTCTTTCCAATCTTAAAATCGACGCGCTCAACGAAATGCAGGAGGCATCGGTAGCCGCCAACCAGCAACAGCAGGACGTTATCCTGTTGTCAGCGACCGGCTCCGGTAAAACCCTCGCATTCCTGTTGCCCGTGCTCGACCGGCTGGACCCGGACCAGAAAAAAACACAGGCTATGATCGTAGTGCCCTCCCGTGAGCTGGCATTACAGATCGAAAAAGTGTTTAAACTGATGGGCACCGGCCATAAAATCACGGCCACCTATGGCGGTCACCTCCGGGAAACAGAGGAAAACAACCTGATACAGCCACCAGCCCTCATTGTAGGCACTCCTGGCCGTATCGGTGATCATATCCGCAGAGGCAATATCACCACCGACACCATCCAGACACTGGTGCTCGATGAATTTGATAAAACCCTCGAACTGGGCTTCCAGGAAGAAGTGGCTTTTATCATCGAATCACTGCCGAACGTAAAGAAAAGGATACTCACCTCCGCTACAGAAGCGGTGGAGATACCCGATTTCGTGCAGCTGAACGAGCCGCAGAAACTCAACTTCCTGCCGGAAGACGGTACCCCGCAGGCCCGGCTGGCCTACAAACAGGTGCTGTCACCGGAAAATGACAAGGTAGATACCCTCTTCCGCCTGATCTGTCACCTGGGGAACCGCTCTACTATTGTGTTCTGCAACCACCGCGATGCGGTGGAACGTACCAGCACCATGCTGAGCGAAAAAGGCATCCTCAACGAGTTCTACCACGGAGCGATGGAACAGCGTGACCGTGACGCGGCGCTCTGCAAGTTCCGCAATGGTACCGTCAATGTCCTCGTGACCACCGACCTGGCCGCACGCGGACTGGACATCCCCAATATCCGCTACATCATCCATTTCCACCTGCCGCATACAGAAGACAGCTGGACACACCGCAACGGCCGCACGGCAAGGATGGAAGCCAGCGGCACCGCTATCGTCATCCTGGCGCCGGACGAAAAACTGATGCCTTATGTGACCGAAGACGTAGAAACCATCGAACTGCCGGAAACAGCCGTTCTGCCACAAAAGCCAAAATGGACGACGCTGTACATCTCCGCAGGTAAAAAAGACAAAGTCAATAAAATTGATATCGTCGGCTTTCTTACCAAAAAAGGCATGTTGAAAAAAGAAGATGTGGGATTGATAGAGGTGAAAGATTTCTTCTCTTTTGTGGCTGTGGTGAAGTCCAAAGCCTCTCATGTCTTACAGCTGGTGAAAGATGAGCGGATCAAGAACAAGAAAGTGAAAATTGAAGTAGCTAAGTAG